The Oxobacter pfennigii genome includes the window GGGCGGACATTCCGGTGCAGACATTCATCTTGATCGTGGCAATTCAAATAAGCTTATGGGCAGAGCTTTAAACCAATTGCAAAGAAGCATAAACTATAGTGTAGCGGATATAAACGGCGGCTTTAAAATGAATGCCATACCAAGGGAAGCCGACGCTGTTGTTGCAATTGAGCCCCAGGATAATGCAAAGTTTTTAGAAATTATTGATGATTTAAGAGAAACACTTAAAAATGAGCTGAGGGTAACGGACAGCGGTTTTAGCCTAAATACTGAAAAATATCAAAATGACGTGAAAAAGGTATTTTCTGAAGATACAAAGAAGAAGGTTATAATGTCACTTCTTCTTATACCAAATGGTGTCATGTCCATGAGCCATGAAATACAAGGCTTGGTGGTAAGCTCATCAAACTTGGGAGTGGTTACAACGGATGAAAAGGAAGTATGCTTTGAGAGTGCTGTAAGAAGCTCGGTAAAAAGCTTAAAATACTATATTTTAAGCCAGACAGAGGCAGTTGCCGAACTTTTAGGCGCGGAATTTGAAACATCTTCCGATTATCCCGAATGGGAATTTGAGCCAAATTCAAAATTAAGAACTATATTTGAAGAGGTATATGAGAGCATGTATGGTAAAAATCCTGTTATCACTGCAGTTCATGGAGGACTGGAGTGCGGCTTGTTCAAGGCCAAACGCCCGGATTTGGATATGGTATCAATGGGACCGAACTTATACGATGTACACACACCTAATGAGCATTTAAGCATATCCTCTACCCGAAGGGTATGGGAATATCTTCTGGAAGTATTAAAGTCCATAAAATAGCGGTTTATCACATTATGGAGGAGTGATTCTTATGAAATGGCTGGATAATCTCGAAAGAAAGTATGGCCGATATTCAATCAGAAATCTGACCATGTATATAGTAGGACTCAACGGGGCAGTATTTTTGCTGATGT containing:
- a CDS encoding aminoacyl-histidine dipeptidase, yielding MNERGVQQLTDIYKGLDPEPVFKFFQEISSIPRGSGNEKAISDYMVEFARARNLHCIQDEALNIIIKKPGNFGYENAPTVIIQGHMDMVCDKNKETRHDFEKDPIKLRVEGDMLYANNTTLGADNGIAVAYGLALLDSKDIPHPPLEVLLTTEEETGLIGASALDMNNLTGKYLINIDSEEEGYLLAGCAGGVRTKHCIPISWEDVKDELEYYIISIKGLKGGHSGADIHLDRGNSNKLMGRALNQLQRSINYSVADINGGFKMNAIPREADAVVAIEPQDNAKFLEIIDDLRETLKNELRVTDSGFSLNTEKYQNDVKKVFSEDTKKKVIMSLLLIPNGVMSMSHEIQGLVVSSSNLGVVTTDEKEVCFESAVRSSVKSLKYYILSQTEAVAELLGAEFETSSDYPEWEFEPNSKLRTIFEEVYESMYGKNPVITAVHGGLECGLFKAKRPDLDMVSMGPNLYDVHTPNEHLSISSTRRVWEYLLEVLKSIK